A genomic stretch from Microtus pennsylvanicus isolate mMicPen1 chromosome 11, mMicPen1.hap1, whole genome shotgun sequence includes:
- the Shisa9 gene encoding protein shisa-9 isoform X3 yields the protein MCGQRRPAAPASSLGSFGRASRGGGSGSSGGRALQPGLGDTMRRVLRLLLGCFLTELCARVCRAQERAGHGQLAQLGGVLLLTGGNRSGAASGEAGEGVGGSDAPPTRAPTPDSCRGYFDVMGQWDPPFNCSSGDFIFCCGTCGFRFCCTFKKRRLNQSTCTNYDTPLWLNTGKPPARKDDPLHDPTKDKTNLIVYIICGVVAVMVLVGIFTKLGLEKAHRPQREHMSRRVQRSFEVQDEEPV from the exons ATGTGCGGCCAGCGGCGGCCCGCAGCCCCAGCCAGCAGCCTCGGCAGCTTCGGCCGCGCGTCCAGAGGCGGCGGCAGCGGCTCCAGCGGCGGCCGAGCGCTCCAGCCCGGGCTGGGAGACACGATGCGCCGAGTCCTCCGGCTGCTCCTAGGCTGCTTCCTCACCGAGCTGTGCGCCCGCGTGTGCCGGGCGCAGGAGAGAGCTGGGCACGGGCAGCTGGCGCAACTGGGCGGCGTGCTGCTGCTCACAGGGGGCAACCGCTCCGGAGCCGCCTCCGGAGAGGCCGGCGAGGGCGTCGGGGGCTCGGACGCACCGCCGACTCGGGCGCCCACGCCGGACTCCTGTCGGGGCTACTTCGATGTCATGGGCCAGTGGGACCCGCCGTTCAACTGCAGCTCAGGCGACTTCATCTTCTGCTGCGGGACTTGTGGCTTCCGGTTCTGCTGCACGTTTAAGAAGCGGCGACTGAACCAAAGCACCTGTACCAACTACGACACGCCGCTCTGGCTCAACACCGGCAAGCCTCCAGCTCGTAAGGATGACCCCCTGCACGACCCCACCAAGGACAAGACCAATCTGATCGTCTACATCATCTGCGGGGTGGTGGCTGTCATGGTGCTGGTGGGCATCTTCACCAAGCTGGGGTTGGAGAAAGCGCACCGGCCCCAAAGGGAACACATGTCCAG AAGAGTTCAGCGGTCCTTTGAAGTCCAGGATGAAGAACCCGTTTAG
- the Shisa9 gene encoding protein shisa-9 isoform X4, with amino-acid sequence MCGQRRPAAPASSLGSFGRASRGGGSGSSGGRALQPGLGDTMRRVLRLLLGCFLTELCARVCRAQERAGHGQLAQLGGVLLLTGGNRSGAASGEAGEGVGGSDAPPTRAPTPDSCRGYFDVMGQWDPPFNCSSGDFIFCCGTCGFRFCCTFKKRRLNQSTCTNYDTPLWLNTGKPPARKDDPLHDPTKDKTNLIVYIICGVVAVMVLVGIFTKLGLEKAHRPQREHMSRFYDSLPFTEAQTAFQEGEQAPSELEKFDFKPSLKQGPGPWLLGCTVLEYGTIGPPVFPDAKDVPSTPRSSLHQDSQGLFWELVRDHI; translated from the exons ATGTGCGGCCAGCGGCGGCCCGCAGCCCCAGCCAGCAGCCTCGGCAGCTTCGGCCGCGCGTCCAGAGGCGGCGGCAGCGGCTCCAGCGGCGGCCGAGCGCTCCAGCCCGGGCTGGGAGACACGATGCGCCGAGTCCTCCGGCTGCTCCTAGGCTGCTTCCTCACCGAGCTGTGCGCCCGCGTGTGCCGGGCGCAGGAGAGAGCTGGGCACGGGCAGCTGGCGCAACTGGGCGGCGTGCTGCTGCTCACAGGGGGCAACCGCTCCGGAGCCGCCTCCGGAGAGGCCGGCGAGGGCGTCGGGGGCTCGGACGCACCGCCGACTCGGGCGCCCACGCCGGACTCCTGTCGGGGCTACTTCGATGTCATGGGCCAGTGGGACCCGCCGTTCAACTGCAGCTCAGGCGACTTCATCTTCTGCTGCGGGACTTGTGGCTTCCGGTTCTGCTGCACGTTTAAGAAGCGGCGACTGAACCAAAGCACCTGTACCAACTACGACACGCCGCTCTGGCTCAACACCGGCAAGCCTCCAGCTCGTAAGGATGACCCCCTGCACGACCCCACCAAGGACAAGACCAATCTGATCGTCTACATCATCTGCGGGGTGGTGGCTGTCATGGTGCTGGTGGGCATCTTCACCAAGCTGGGGTTGGAGAAAGCGCACCGGCCCCAAAGGGAACACATGTCCAGG TTCTATGACAGTCTGCCGTTTACGGAGGCACAGACTGCTTTCCAAGAGGGTGAACAAGCACCCAGTGAGCTGGAGAAGTTTGACTTCAAACCCAGTCTGAAGCAGGGGCCAGGTCCTTGGCTGCTAGGCTGCACTGTACTGGAGTATGGGACCATAGGACCTCCAGTCTTCCCAGATGCCAAAGACGTACCCAGTACCCCAAGGAGCAGCCTGCACCAGGACAGTCAAGGACTGTTCTGGGAGCTGGTGCGAGATCACATCTAG